A genomic stretch from Plasmodium cynomolgi strain B DNA, chromosome 8, whole genome shotgun sequence includes:
- a CDS encoding hypothetical protein (putative), whose translation MGPPSGKATIPLFMYSIATTAIVYQNYIFIAFLFKEHRAYEWLCTGEKDQMGGDFFVCKEQENYIQFLLVLGLIIQFISGSVGSILINVLSKKKYVSRVAFAFLFTGWTLLSVALSYSKHYMEGYSQIGTSGESGESGESGDDLGTLRRGFQTISLLFNLAFACFGIGSDNSYLPIIYYVNEKYPVEQGERTRKSGDPANGSGQAEGVNGQAGGVNGQAGGVNGHTESTHHRSESKLGALKNILKNKNYILISTMSSLAVLSLFVGNVLLAALNALEGKNNITVVVALYILLCIVPSFFIANLLDEREGRTGDNVEITQQAAPNVEITQKVAPNMKITQQTAPNVESTQLCGNIHLDALKNQVKSPFYQFIVIEFFTVTFSICYFMFSLFDIYEHSVFGDTLNIYSLLLPSSFIITLTFGIIADIISIYNFMSFNLILGISVFSLTWIYYKTASVFVGYLSLIIYFFHQSFFANHMYMYMSTVFPEHNFAVLIGIINAFASVAFFLSFKSFEYIKYHGGPVHSQLLTQVIIISYVLLFLFHVFYIKRKATSGQFMMTKGGTSEVAQTNV comes from the coding sequence atggggccGCCAAGCGGGAAGGCCACCATCCCCCTGTTCATGTACAGCATAGCAACCACGGCGATCGTTTATCAGaactacatttttattgcCTTCCTGTTTAAGGAGCATAGAGCGTACGAATGGCTGTGCACAGGAGAGAAGgaccaaatggggggggacTTCTTTGTGTGCAAGGAGCAGGAAAACTACATACAGTTTTTGCTAGTGTTAGGGTTAATAATTCAGTTCATTTCTGGCTCTGTTGGAAGTATACTAATTAACGTTTTGTCTAAGAAAAAGTACGTGTCGCGCGTGGCCTTCGCCTTTTTATTCACCGGGTGGACGTTGCTGAGTGTTGCTCTTTCCTATTCGAAGCACTACATGGAAGGGTACTCGCAGATTGGCACTAGTGGGGAAAGCGGCGAAAGCGGCGAAAGTGGCGATGACTTGGGGACCCTCCGCCGGGGCTTCCAAACCATTTCGCTCCTCTTCAACCTGGCCTTTGCCTGCTTCGGCATCGGGTCGGACAACTCGTACCTCCCCATCATATACTACGTTAACGAGAAATATCCTGTGGAGCAGGGGGAAAGGACACGCAAAAGTGGAGACCCCGCAAATGGAAGTGGCCAAGCGGAAGGAGTAAATGGCCAAGCGGGAGGCGTAAATGGCCAAGCGGGAGGCGTAAATGGCCACACGGAGAGCACACATCATCGAAGCGAAAGCAAACTAGgtgccttaaaaaatattttgaagaacaaaaattacatcCTCATCAGCACCATGTCTTCCCTGGCCGTGCTAAGTCTCTTCGTGGGCAACGTGTTGTTGGCCGCGCTTAACGCCttggaagggaaaaacaacATCACCGTGGTGGTGGctttgtacattttgttaTGTATCGTCCCCTCGTTCTTTATTGCGAATTTGCTGGATGAGAGAGAGGGAAGAACTGGCGACAACGTGGAGATCACCCAGCAGGCAGCGCCCAACGTGGAGATCACCCAGAAGGTAGCACCCAATATGAAGATCACCCAGCAGACAGCGCCCAACGTGGAGAGCACCCAGCTGTGCGGAAATATCCACCTGGACGCCCTGAAGAACCAAGTGAAGTCTCCATTTTATCAATTCATCGTGATCGAGTTCTTCACCGTAACGTTCAGCATTTGCTACTTCATGTTTTCCCTATTCGACATTTACGAGCACAGTGTATTTGGAGACACGCTAAACATATACTCCCTCCTGTTGCCATCAAGCTTTATCATCACCCTAACATTTGGCATAATAGCTGACAttataagcatatacaattttatgagcttcaatttaattttggggatttcagttttttctttaacttgGATTTACTACAAAACGGCGAGTGTATTTGTTGGCTACCTATCGttaatcatttatttttttcaccaaagtttttttgcaaaccatatgtacatgtacatgtcgACTGTATTTCCGGAACACAATTTTGCAGTCCTGATTGGAATTATTAACGCATTCGCGTCTGttgcctttttcctttcctttaaGTCTTTCGAATACATTAAGTATCACGGAGGGCCTGTCCACTCCCAACTGCTTACCCAAGTGATCATTATTTCCTACGTGttgttgtttctttttcacgttttttacataaagagGAAGGCTACAAGTGGACAGTTCATGATGACGAAGGGGGGCACTTCCGAAGTGGCACAAACTAATGTGTAA
- a CDS encoding 60S ribosomal protein L26 (putative) — MKFNKQISSSRRKMRKAHFTAPAGLRRKIMSSKLSKELRLKYKTRALPVRKDDEVLICRGHNHGREGKVVKINRKRFKIYVERVTREKANGESTFIGIHPSNVILTKLKIDKNRKKILDRKAPKEKM; from the exons ATGAAGTTTAACAAGC AAATATCCTCCTCCCGaaggaaaatgagaaaggCGCATTTCACGGCGCCAGCTGGACTTAGAAGGAAAATTATGTCCTCCAAACTGTCAAAGGAGTTGAGATTAAAATATAAG ACGCGAGCTCTGCCAGTGAGGAAGGACGACGAAGTCCTCATTTGCAGAGGACACAACCACGGCCGAGAAGGAAAAGTTGTGAAGATAAACAGAAAGCGATTTAAAATATACGTGGAAAGAGTAACCAGGGAAAAGGCAAACGGAGAGTCCACCTTCATTGGTATCCACCCGAGCAACGTCATCTTGACCAAACTGAAAATTGACAAGAACCGTAAAAAGATCCTCGACAGAAAGGCgccaaaggagaaaatgtaA
- a CDS encoding hypothetical protein (putative), whose amino-acid sequence MTSSGAEVKEAKQEKKGKVSIPHIDFTSMEAISQSILHEDMSDNDDPPIEGHLREHVQQFTQEQKKKNKKIKMNKHYVGVTSYLSTLPPSLRQKIFKEYRKNF is encoded by the exons ATGACAAGCAGCGGGGCGGAAGTCAAAGAAGCgaagcaagaaaaaaaaggtaaagtgAGCATCCCCCATATTGACTTCACTTCCATGGAGGCTATTTCCCAGTCCATACTACACGAGGACATGTCCGACAATGACGACCCCCCCATCGAAGGCCACCTCCGCGAGCACGTCCAACAATTCACGcaagaacagaaaaaaaaaaataaaaaaataaaaatgaacaagcaCTACGTTGGGGTTACGAGTTACCTGAGTACCTTGCCGCCCAGTCTGCGCCAGAAAATTT TTAAGGAGTACCGAAAAAACTTT